A window from Micromonospora terminaliae encodes these proteins:
- the hemQ gene encoding hydrogen peroxide-dependent heme synthase, with protein sequence MTEQTNAARLRELNETIRYTMWSVYRATSPLPSLRENVVAEVESLFEELAGKDVTIRGTYDVAGLRADADLMIWWHSSSSDALQDAYLRFRRTTLGRALTPVWSQMALHRPAEFNKSHIPAFLAGEEARAYLCVYPFVRSYEWYLLPDAERREMLAEHGKMARGYPDVRANTVASFALGDYEWMLAFEADELHRIVDLMRDLRASGARRHVREEVPFYTGRRRSIADFVTCLV encoded by the coding sequence ATGACGGAGCAGACCAACGCGGCCCGGCTGCGGGAGCTCAACGAGACCATCCGCTACACCATGTGGTCGGTGTACCGGGCCACCAGCCCCCTCCCGTCGCTGCGCGAGAACGTCGTCGCCGAGGTCGAGTCGCTCTTCGAGGAGCTGGCCGGCAAGGACGTCACCATCCGCGGCACGTACGACGTGGCGGGCCTGCGCGCCGACGCGGACCTGATGATCTGGTGGCACTCGTCGTCCAGCGACGCGCTCCAGGACGCCTACCTGCGGTTCCGGCGCACCACGCTGGGCCGGGCGCTGACCCCGGTCTGGTCGCAGATGGCGCTGCACCGGCCGGCCGAGTTCAACAAGAGCCACATCCCAGCGTTCCTGGCCGGCGAGGAGGCCCGCGCCTACCTCTGCGTCTACCCGTTCGTCCGGTCCTACGAGTGGTACCTGCTGCCCGACGCCGAGCGTCGGGAGATGCTGGCCGAGCACGGCAAGATGGCGCGCGGGTACCCGGACGTGCGGGCCAACACGGTCGCCTCGTTCGCCCTCGGCGACTACGAGTGGATGCTCGCCTTCGAGGCCGACGAGCTGCACCGCATCGTCGACCTGATGCGCGACCTGCGGGCCTCCGGCGCCCGCCGGCACGTGCGCGAGGAGGTCCCCTTCTACACGGGCCGCCGCCGCTCGATCGCCGACTTCGTCACCTGCCTGGTCTGA
- a CDS encoding lytic polysaccharide monooxygenase auxiliary activity family 9 protein, whose protein sequence is MSTPHRRRAPLVAAILSVCAVVAALLTTALSGPASAHGSVVDPASRNYGCWQRWGSDFQNPAMATQDPMCWQAWQADPNAMWNWNGLFREGVAGNHQGAIPDGQLCSGGRTASGRYNALDTVGAWKTSPVTSNFRIKLYDQASHGADYIRVYVTKQGYNALTTPLRWSDLELVGQIGNTPAGQWTPETSGVSIQVPANAPGRTGRHVVYTIWQASHLDQSYYLCSDVDFGGGSTTPPTTPPPTTTPPTTPPPTTTPPTTPPPTTPNPAGACTATYRITGQWSGGFQAEVQVTNGGSPVRGWSVSWNYANGQQVSSAWNATVSTNGTLVTARNAAYNGTLAAGASTSFGFVGTSGGTNPVPGILSCTTVA, encoded by the coding sequence ATGTCCACTCCGCACCGCCGCCGCGCTCCGCTCGTGGCGGCGATCCTGAGCGTCTGCGCGGTCGTCGCGGCGCTGCTCACCACCGCCCTGTCCGGCCCGGCCTCGGCGCACGGGTCGGTGGTCGACCCGGCGTCGCGCAACTACGGCTGCTGGCAGCGCTGGGGCAGCGACTTCCAGAACCCGGCGATGGCCACCCAGGACCCGATGTGCTGGCAGGCCTGGCAGGCCGACCCGAACGCCATGTGGAACTGGAACGGCCTGTTCCGGGAGGGCGTCGCCGGCAACCACCAGGGGGCCATCCCGGACGGTCAGCTGTGCAGCGGCGGGCGCACCGCCAGCGGACGCTACAACGCCCTCGACACGGTCGGCGCCTGGAAGACCTCGCCGGTGACCAGCAACTTCCGGATCAAGCTGTACGACCAGGCCAGCCACGGCGCCGACTACATCCGGGTGTACGTGACGAAGCAGGGCTACAACGCGCTCACCACACCGCTGCGCTGGAGCGACCTGGAGCTGGTCGGCCAGATCGGCAACACCCCGGCCGGCCAGTGGACGCCCGAGACCTCGGGCGTGTCCATCCAGGTGCCGGCGAACGCGCCGGGCCGGACCGGCCGGCACGTCGTCTACACCATCTGGCAGGCCAGCCACCTGGACCAGTCGTACTACCTGTGCAGCGACGTGGACTTCGGTGGCGGTTCCACCACCCCGCCGACCACGCCGCCGCCGACCACCACCCCACCCACCACGCCGCCCCCGACCACGACCCCGCCGACCACGCCGCCCCCGACGACGCCGAACCCGGCCGGGGCGTGCACGGCGACGTACCGGATCACCGGACAGTGGAGCGGCGGCTTCCAGGCCGAGGTGCAGGTGACCAACGGCGGGTCGCCGGTCCGGGGCTGGTCGGTGAGCTGGAACTACGCCAACGGCCAGCAGGTCAGCTCGGCGTGGAACGCCACGGTGAGCACCAACGGGACGCTGGTGACCGCGCGCAACGCCGCCTACAACGGCACCCTCGCCGCGGGGGCGAGCACGTCGTTCGGATTCGTCGGCACGTCGGGCGGGACCAACCCGGTGCCCGGGATCCTCTCCTGCACGACGGTCGCCTGA
- a CDS encoding GNAT family N-acetyltransferase: protein MPTESHLAGFAELDARTFHDLLRLRIDVFVVEQSCPYPELDGRDVEPGTRHLWLTRDGDVVAYLRILADPGGVARIGRVVVAPAARGAGLAGALMTEALAAVGDRPCVLEAQTHLVGFYAAHGFAVSGPGYVEDGIPHTPMRREGRAAA, encoded by the coding sequence ATGCCTACCGAGTCCCACCTGGCCGGCTTCGCCGAGCTGGACGCGCGCACCTTCCACGACCTGCTCCGGCTGCGCATCGACGTCTTCGTGGTGGAGCAGTCCTGCCCGTACCCGGAACTCGACGGCCGGGACGTCGAACCGGGCACCCGGCACCTCTGGCTGACCCGCGACGGCGACGTGGTGGCGTACCTGCGGATCCTGGCCGACCCGGGCGGGGTGGCGCGGATCGGGCGGGTGGTGGTGGCGCCGGCCGCCCGCGGGGCGGGCCTGGCCGGCGCGCTCATGACCGAGGCCCTCGCCGCGGTGGGCGACCGGCCGTGCGTGCTGGAGGCGCAGACCCACCTGGTCGGCTTCTACGCCGCGCACGGCTTCGCGGTCAGCGGCCCCGGCTACGTCGAGGACGGCATCCCGCACACCCCCATGCGGCGGGAGGGCCGCGCCGCCGCGTGA
- a CDS encoding Prokaryotic metallothionein, with product MATCEVCGNDYWMAFEVRTVNGATHTFDSFECAIQKMAPICEHCQTKIVGHGVEVSGRFFCCAHCARAVEGSQGAEVRDAVGARPA from the coding sequence ATGGCTACCTGTGAGGTCTGCGGCAACGACTACTGGATGGCGTTCGAGGTGCGCACGGTCAACGGGGCCACGCACACCTTCGACTCCTTCGAGTGCGCCATCCAGAAGATGGCGCCGATCTGCGAGCACTGCCAGACGAAGATCGTCGGGCACGGGGTCGAGGTCTCCGGCCGCTTCTTCTGCTGCGCCCACTGCGCCCGCGCGGTCGAGGGCTCCCAGGGCGCCGAGGTCCGCGACGCGGTCGGGGCCCGCCCCGCCTGA
- a CDS encoding isoamylase early set domain-containing protein has product MIKRNKLFGNQTRVTFCLPRDTPPGTVSVVGCFNDWQPGRHELVARRDGTRTVTVRLGPGEYRFRYLATGGVWLDDEAADAVDEQGSRLLL; this is encoded by the coding sequence TTGATCAAGCGCAACAAGCTCTTCGGCAACCAGACCCGGGTCACCTTCTGCCTGCCCCGGGACACCCCGCCCGGCACGGTCAGCGTGGTCGGCTGCTTCAACGACTGGCAGCCCGGCCGGCACGAACTGGTGGCCCGCCGCGACGGCACCCGCACGGTGACCGTGCGGCTCGGCCCGGGAGAGTACCGCTTCCGCTACCTGGCCACCGGCGGCGTGTGGCTGGACGACGAGGCCGCCGACGCGGTCGACGAGCAGGGCAGCCGCCTGCTGCTGTGA
- the msrB gene encoding peptide-methionine (R)-S-oxide reductase MsrB, with the protein MSLSDNELPRTEDEWRVRLSPEEFRVLREAGTERPWTGEYVDTKTPGVYHCRACGAELFRSEDKFDSHCGWPSFDDAIPGAVKEIPDNTLGMRRVEIRCARCDSHLGHVFEGEGFTPKDTRHCVNSISVRLEPKA; encoded by the coding sequence GTGAGTCTTTCCGACAATGAACTGCCCCGCACCGAGGACGAGTGGCGGGTCCGGCTGAGCCCGGAGGAGTTCCGGGTGCTCCGCGAGGCCGGCACCGAGCGCCCCTGGACCGGCGAGTACGTCGACACCAAGACCCCCGGCGTCTACCACTGCCGGGCCTGCGGGGCCGAGCTGTTCCGCAGCGAGGACAAGTTCGACTCGCACTGCGGGTGGCCGAGCTTCGACGACGCCATCCCGGGTGCGGTCAAGGAGATCCCCGACAACACGCTCGGCATGCGGCGGGTCGAGATCCGCTGCGCCCGCTGCGACAGCCACCTGGGGCACGTCTTCGAGGGTGAGGGCTTCACCCCGAAGGACACCCGGCACTGCGTGAACTCGATCTCGGTCCGGCTGGAGCCGAAGGCCTGA
- the ligD gene encoding non-homologous end-joining DNA ligase — MAGSKAAVEEIEVAGHTVRLSSPDRVIFPQRGFTKADVFHYYLSVGEGIMRALRDRPTTLQRFPEGIEGEAFFQKRVPARGVPPWVATAEISFPSGRKAAELCPADLAHVAWAAQMGTVVFHPWPVRAADVDRPDELRIDLDPQPGTDFSHAVTAAGELRGLLDELGVTGWPKTSGGRGVHVYLRIEPRWTFVEVRRATIALARELERRRPELVTTAWWKEERGARVFVDFNQMARDRTIACAYSLRANGRATVSTPVDWDELTEADPDDFHLGSVPARFAERGDPHAGIDDAPSDITPLLEWAERDAAAGQGDMPYPPEYPKMPGEPKRVQPSKDRDRPRS; from the coding sequence ATGGCTGGCAGCAAGGCCGCCGTCGAGGAGATCGAGGTCGCCGGGCACACCGTACGGCTGAGCAGCCCCGACCGGGTGATCTTCCCACAGCGCGGCTTCACCAAGGCGGACGTCTTCCACTACTACCTGTCGGTCGGCGAGGGGATCATGCGGGCCCTGCGCGACCGGCCCACCACCCTGCAACGCTTCCCCGAGGGCATCGAGGGGGAGGCGTTCTTCCAGAAGCGGGTGCCGGCCCGGGGCGTCCCGCCGTGGGTGGCGACCGCGGAGATCAGCTTCCCCAGCGGCCGGAAGGCCGCCGAGCTGTGCCCGGCCGACCTGGCCCACGTGGCCTGGGCCGCACAGATGGGCACCGTGGTGTTCCACCCGTGGCCGGTGCGCGCCGCCGACGTCGACCGCCCCGACGAGCTGCGCATCGACCTGGACCCGCAGCCGGGCACCGACTTCAGCCACGCGGTCACCGCGGCCGGCGAGCTGCGCGGGCTGCTCGACGAGCTGGGGGTCACCGGCTGGCCGAAGACCTCCGGCGGCCGGGGCGTGCACGTCTACCTGCGCATCGAGCCGCGCTGGACGTTCGTCGAGGTGCGCCGGGCCACCATCGCGCTGGCCCGGGAGCTGGAACGCCGCCGCCCCGAGCTGGTCACCACCGCCTGGTGGAAGGAGGAGCGGGGCGCCCGGGTCTTCGTGGACTTCAACCAGATGGCCCGCGACCGCACCATCGCCTGCGCGTACTCGCTGCGGGCCAACGGGCGGGCCACCGTCTCCACCCCGGTCGACTGGGACGAGCTGACCGAGGCCGACCCGGACGACTTCCACCTGGGCAGCGTGCCGGCCCGGTTCGCCGAGCGGGGCGACCCGCACGCCGGCATCGACGACGCCCCCTCGGACATCACGCCGCTGCTGGAGTGGGCCGAGCGGGACGCAGCCGCCGGGCAGGGCGACATGCCCTACCCGCCGGAATACCCGAAGATGCCCGGCGAGCCGAAGCGGGTGCAGCCGTCCAAGGACCGCGACCGGCCGCGCTCCTGA
- a CDS encoding ABC transporter permease, giving the protein MRLVWRRARSARGLLLAATAAALVAIALIAGLTEYNRRAVESGQRALLAGAPLAERSLLVTGSSGKDAAELAARDRKIRDGFARGLAGAPVTVYGARYGSGRELTGDLGPRPRGEDPVFANLATLDDLPAHAELTAGAWAVAGSSPRQVTLPEKVAGALGMAVGDRVPMLDRSTDRPGEVMLVGTWRPRDPAEAYWRLAPGVGTGSAAASDTSYGPFVLDPADFAVTFPGSVSAWWVVQPDLAEVAGQGRLLDVRDALPAAVAGVPDEAGLGDSAQVVTSMDRLLGRVAGADLVGRSSLATPVLLILVLGGYALVLVAALLKEDRRNQTALLRARGAARRQLAGLATREATLVVLPAAVLGPLAAGAALHQAGGSVGEGGLTPLWLAASVTAVGCLVAMVAPTLRGAGTYVADMAARSRPTRSASVQRASIDLLLVGFAVLAWTQLRQYSSPVSGAAGRLGVDPLLVAAPTLGVLAGAVVALRLLPPATRFAERFVDRRPWTATILGMWQAGRRPHAGPVLLLALAVGGSTLAWSLVATGERSQVDQANHTVGADLRLTEGNGVAPTGRAGEIAALPGVRAALPGWRDEIRVGRADLPATVVSLDAARAAGVVRFDERLTDEPVPALFDRLVRSRSAPAGVELPAGTRSVTGTVRTFVRDAVSPQRIDVWLLLTSADGLALRLPVATGDDTGRAASFRVALPDAGVLRLAGFEVDGGDVAGTAYRFEVSDLRLVDAGGTARPAALGGDWKATNGTPGGNLSVKPTPTGLVAENSVVMLPGGQFAFQASSRFVVVPTGDDRPVPALMTPRVREALSLNPGESVTLSLSGVSLPVTVVGEVDAVPSTAGEGVLLDMPAATDWLIRDRGTVRPVQEWWLGTDGDGQPAADGAARELAGVTVLDRRELAERAAADPYWRGARTGLLVAALGAVLLALVGLLVDVWATARHRLGEFAVLHTLGATPRLLARALLAEQTFLAGIGVGVGLLLGAVVGVTMAPLVVLTPSASRPVPEAAFVLPWLPVGVTAFGLLLAALAFSAFIALGIRQRVAAAQLRIGGDQ; this is encoded by the coding sequence ATGAGACTGGTATGGAGGCGGGCCAGGAGTGCGCGCGGTCTGCTGCTCGCCGCGACCGCCGCGGCGCTGGTCGCGATCGCTCTGATCGCCGGTCTCACCGAATACAACCGGCGGGCGGTGGAATCCGGTCAGCGGGCGCTGCTCGCCGGAGCCCCGCTGGCGGAGCGCAGCCTGCTGGTCACCGGATCCAGCGGCAAGGACGCCGCCGAGCTGGCGGCGCGCGACCGGAAGATCCGGGACGGCTTCGCCCGCGGCCTCGCCGGCGCCCCGGTCACCGTCTACGGCGCCCGCTACGGCTCCGGACGGGAACTCACCGGTGACCTGGGCCCGCGGCCGCGGGGCGAGGATCCCGTCTTCGCCAACCTGGCGACCCTCGACGACCTCCCGGCGCACGCCGAGCTGACTGCCGGGGCGTGGGCGGTGGCGGGATCGAGCCCGCGCCAGGTGACGCTGCCGGAGAAGGTCGCCGGCGCGCTCGGCATGGCCGTGGGCGACCGGGTGCCCATGCTCGACCGGAGCACCGACCGGCCCGGTGAGGTGATGCTGGTCGGCACCTGGCGGCCCCGTGACCCGGCAGAGGCGTACTGGCGGCTGGCGCCGGGGGTCGGCACCGGCAGCGCGGCGGCCTCCGACACCTCGTACGGGCCGTTCGTGCTGGATCCCGCGGACTTCGCGGTCACCTTTCCGGGCTCCGTCTCCGCGTGGTGGGTGGTCCAGCCGGACCTGGCCGAGGTGGCCGGACAGGGCCGGCTGCTCGACGTCCGCGACGCGCTCCCCGCCGCGGTGGCCGGGGTGCCCGACGAGGCCGGGCTCGGCGACTCCGCCCAGGTCGTCACCTCCATGGACCGGTTGCTCGGGCGAGTCGCCGGGGCGGATCTGGTCGGCCGATCCTCGCTGGCCACCCCGGTCCTGCTGATCCTGGTCCTCGGCGGTTACGCCCTGGTGCTGGTGGCCGCGCTGCTGAAAGAGGACCGACGGAACCAGACCGCCCTGCTGCGCGCCCGAGGCGCCGCCCGGCGGCAGTTGGCCGGCCTCGCGACCCGGGAGGCGACCCTGGTCGTGCTGCCGGCGGCCGTGCTCGGCCCGCTGGCCGCCGGGGCGGCACTGCATCAGGCCGGCGGCTCGGTCGGCGAGGGCGGCCTCACCCCGCTCTGGTTGGCGGCGTCCGTGACCGCCGTCGGCTGCCTGGTCGCGATGGTCGCCCCGACGCTGCGCGGCGCCGGTACCTACGTGGCCGACATGGCGGCCCGGTCGCGGCCCACCCGGTCCGCCAGCGTGCAGCGTGCCAGCATCGACCTGCTGCTGGTCGGCTTCGCGGTGCTCGCCTGGACCCAGCTGCGGCAGTACTCCTCTCCGGTGTCGGGCGCGGCCGGCCGGCTCGGCGTGGACCCGCTGCTGGTCGCCGCACCGACGCTCGGAGTGCTGGCCGGTGCGGTGGTGGCGCTGCGGCTGCTGCCCCCCGCGACGCGGTTCGCCGAACGGTTCGTCGACCGCCGGCCGTGGACGGCCACCATCCTCGGCATGTGGCAGGCGGGTCGCCGTCCGCACGCCGGCCCGGTGCTGCTGCTCGCCCTCGCGGTCGGCGGAAGCACGCTGGCCTGGTCGCTCGTGGCCACCGGTGAGCGGTCCCAGGTCGACCAGGCCAACCACACCGTCGGCGCGGACCTGCGGCTCACCGAGGGCAACGGGGTCGCCCCGACCGGTCGGGCGGGGGAGATCGCCGCACTGCCGGGCGTCCGGGCGGCCCTGCCCGGCTGGCGGGACGAGATCCGGGTGGGTCGCGCGGATCTGCCCGCCACCGTGGTGAGCCTCGACGCGGCCCGTGCCGCCGGGGTGGTCCGATTCGACGAGCGGCTGACCGACGAGCCCGTGCCGGCGCTGTTCGACCGCCTCGTCCGGTCGCGGAGCGCGCCGGCCGGGGTCGAACTTCCCGCCGGCACCCGGTCGGTCACCGGCACCGTCCGCACCTTCGTGCGCGACGCCGTGTCCCCGCAACGCATCGACGTGTGGCTGCTGCTGACCAGTGCGGACGGGCTCGCCCTGCGGCTGCCGGTGGCCACCGGCGACGACACCGGCCGGGCGGCGTCGTTCCGCGTGGCGCTGCCCGACGCCGGCGTGCTGCGGCTCGCCGGCTTCGAGGTCGACGGCGGTGACGTGGCCGGCACGGCGTACCGGTTCGAGGTGAGCGACCTGCGCCTGGTGGACGCCGGTGGGACGGCCCGGCCGGCGGCACTGGGCGGTGACTGGAAGGCGACCAACGGCACACCCGGCGGGAACCTGAGCGTCAAGCCCACGCCCACCGGGCTGGTCGCCGAGAACTCCGTGGTGATGCTGCCGGGCGGCCAGTTCGCGTTCCAGGCCTCCTCCCGGTTCGTGGTGGTGCCGACCGGCGACGACCGTCCCGTCCCCGCGCTGATGACCCCCCGGGTACGCGAGGCGCTGAGCCTGAATCCGGGTGAGAGCGTGACCCTGTCGCTCTCCGGCGTCTCGCTGCCGGTGACGGTGGTCGGTGAGGTGGACGCGGTGCCCTCCACCGCCGGGGAGGGCGTGCTGCTGGACATGCCGGCCGCGACCGACTGGCTGATCCGGGACCGCGGCACCGTCCGGCCGGTGCAGGAGTGGTGGCTGGGCACCGACGGCGACGGGCAGCCGGCCGCCGACGGGGCCGCCCGGGAACTGGCCGGCGTCACCGTGCTGGACCGCCGGGAACTGGCCGAGCGGGCGGCGGCCGACCCCTACTGGCGGGGGGCCCGCACCGGACTGCTCGTCGCGGCCCTCGGTGCGGTGCTGCTGGCGCTCGTCGGACTGCTCGTCGACGTGTGGGCCACGGCCCGGCACCGGCTGGGCGAGTTCGCCGTTCTGCACACGCTCGGCGCGACTCCCCGCCTGCTGGCCCGGGCCCTGCTCGCCGAGCAGACCTTCCTGGCCGGTATCGGTGTCGGGGTGGGGCTGCTGCTGGGCGCGGTGGTCGGCGTGACGATGGCGCCGCTGGTCGTCCTCACCCCGTCGGCCAGCAGACCGGTGCCCGAGGCGGCCTTCGTCTTGCCCTGGCTGCCGGTCGGGGTGACCGCGTTCGGCCTCTTGCTGGCGGCGCTGGCCTTCAGCGCGTTCATCGCCCTCGGCATCCGCCAGCGGGTGGCGGCGGCACAGCTGCGGATCGGGGGAGACCAGTGA